One window of Heptranchias perlo isolate sHepPer1 chromosome 15, sHepPer1.hap1, whole genome shotgun sequence genomic DNA carries:
- the LOC137332946 gene encoding phytanoyl-CoA dioxygenase domain-containing protein 1-like: MEIKANDLKKAYENNGYLTGIRVLDKDELALTTQNFSVLEDKFGKVYAQYNLHNVHLQYKWVMDLATHPLVLQTIIAALGPNVILLDSRFICKYPASDVPHENNIAPYVAWHQDIRYWGFEGGPVTSVWLALDDVDRENGVLQVIPGSHKLGLLEHGTGAIPGNMLTSNQEIPKNLVEAEKAVECPLKAGEMSVHDGLTVHFSEPNISNRRRCGFVIRYVPTTAYPVEDPDRPRSFPATVLIAGDDTFNHFKNNAPNFFVKPF, encoded by the exons ATGGAGATCAAGGCAAACGATCTGAAAAAGGCCTACGAAAATAATGGCTACCTTACAGGAATCCGGGTCCTAGACAAGGACGAGCTTGCACTGACGACTCAGAATTTTTCAGTCTTGGAGGATAAATTTG GTAAAGTATATGCCCAGTACAACCTTCACAATGTGCATTTACAGTACAAGTGGGTGATGGATTTAGCCACACATCCCCTGGTCCTCCAAACCATCATTGCAGCTTTGGGTCCTAATGTCATACTGCTTGACTCCCGGTTTATTTGTAAGTATCCAGCCTCTGATGTCCCTCATGAAAACAACATAGCCCCCTATGTAGCCTGGCATCAGGACATCAG ATACTGGGGCTTTGAAGGAGGCCCTGTAACATCTGTGTGGTTGGCTTTGGATGACGTTGACAGAGAAAACGGGGTCCTGCAGGTTATTCCAG GAAGCCACAAGCTAGGGCTACTGGAGCATGGAACAGGTGCTATTCCTGGGAACATGTTGACATCAAATCAGGAAATTCCCAAGAATTTGGTTGaagctgagaaggctgttgaatGTCCTCTCAAAGCAGGAGAAATGTCT GTCCATGATGGTTTGACAGTCCACTTCAGTGAACCCAACATATCAAACAGACGGAGATGTGGCTTTGTGATCCGCTATGTCCCCACCACTGCCTACCCCGTTGAA GATCCAGACAGACCCCGTTCTTTCCCTGCAACGGTGCTGATAGCTGGAGACGACACATTCAACCACTTTAAGAACAATGCACCAAACTTCTTTGTTAAACCATTCTGA